A window of Silurus meridionalis isolate SWU-2019-XX chromosome 28, ASM1480568v1, whole genome shotgun sequence contains these coding sequences:
- the LOC124381519 gene encoding uncharacterized protein LOC124381519 isoform X3 produces the protein MYKGDTVGQVFNKQSDTNSSEKFVNRLQWLSLTGLFTLSDLRTDDSGLYTVESTRDPKRIQEYQLEVYERVSAPQVMKTTPSSSEFCSVLCSVRNSRGLMLSLYEDDVLLNHTSSSNITLNLLLEIKKSDNLRSKTFSCVSSNPVSNERTRINLTHHCSLNTDVLPDVEAPVMSTVLMPLVCAVMSVMTVVVIAVSRKYESRCFTEDRKIHEILSVTTTVWYEPTMFSSDLSDDLLIFSDN, from the exons ATGTATAAAGGTGACACAGTTGGACAGGTGTTTAATAAACAGAGTGACACAAATTCTAGTGAGAAGTTTGTGAATCGTCTTCAGTGGCTCAGTCTGACTGGGCTCTTCACTCTCTCAGACCTGAGAACAGATGATTCAGGACTTTACACAGTGGAGAGCACTAGAGACCCGAAGAGAATACAGGAATATCAGTTGGAGGTGTACG AGAGAGTTTCAGCTCCTCAGGTGATGAAGACCACCCCCTCTTCTTCAGAGTTCTGTTCAGTGCTGTGTTCTGTGAGGAACAGCAGAGGACTGATGCTGTCTTTGTATGAAGATGATGTTTTATTAAACCacaccagcagcagcaacatCACACTGAATCTTCTTCTAGAAATAAAGAAGAGCGATAATCTCAGATCAAAGACCTTCAGCTGTGTGTCCTCCAATCCAGTCAGTAATGAAAGAACCAGAATCAACCTCACACACCACTGCTCTCTGAACACAG ATGTTCTTCCAGATGTGGAGGCTCCGGTGATGAGCACAGTGTTAATGCCACTGGTGTGTGCTGTGATGTCAGTGATGACTGTTGTGGTGATTGCTGTGAGCAGGAAATATGAATCCAGATGTTTTACAGAAGACAG GAAAATACACGAGATTCTGTCTGTGACCACAACAGTGTGGTATGAGCCAACGATGTTCTCAAGTGATCTCTCAGATGATTTGCTTATCTTCTCTGACAATTAG
- the LOC124381519 gene encoding uncharacterized protein LOC124381519 isoform X1, giving the protein MVCLFGVNQPRGYDLSNEIFRSVGGSSGQELIHAVGESVTFSTSVPVSGTLMYKGDTVGQVFNKQSDTNSSEKFVNRLQWLSLTGLFTLSDLRTDDSGLYTVESTRDPKRIQEYQLEVYERVSAPQVMKTTPSSSEFCSVLCSVRNSRGLMLSLYEDDVLLNHTSSSNITLNLLLEIKKSDNLRSKTFSCVSSNPVSNERTRINLTHHCSLNTDVLPDVEAPVMSTVLMPLVCAVMSVMTVVVIAVSRKYESRCFTEDRKIHEILSVTTTVWYEPTMFSSDLSDDLLIFSDN; this is encoded by the exons AGATCTTCAGATCTGTTGGTGGATCTTCAGGTCAGGAGTTGATCCATGCTGTAGGAGAATCTGTGACATTTAGTACCAGTGTACCAGTTTCTGGGACATTAATGTATAAAGGTGACACAGTTGGACAGGTGTTTAATAAACAGAGTGACACAAATTCTAGTGAGAAGTTTGTGAATCGTCTTCAGTGGCTCAGTCTGACTGGGCTCTTCACTCTCTCAGACCTGAGAACAGATGATTCAGGACTTTACACAGTGGAGAGCACTAGAGACCCGAAGAGAATACAGGAATATCAGTTGGAGGTGTACG AGAGAGTTTCAGCTCCTCAGGTGATGAAGACCACCCCCTCTTCTTCAGAGTTCTGTTCAGTGCTGTGTTCTGTGAGGAACAGCAGAGGACTGATGCTGTCTTTGTATGAAGATGATGTTTTATTAAACCacaccagcagcagcaacatCACACTGAATCTTCTTCTAGAAATAAAGAAGAGCGATAATCTCAGATCAAAGACCTTCAGCTGTGTGTCCTCCAATCCAGTCAGTAATGAAAGAACCAGAATCAACCTCACACACCACTGCTCTCTGAACACAG ATGTTCTTCCAGATGTGGAGGCTCCGGTGATGAGCACAGTGTTAATGCCACTGGTGTGTGCTGTGATGTCAGTGATGACTGTTGTGGTGATTGCTGTGAGCAGGAAATATGAATCCAGATGTTTTACAGAAGACAG GAAAATACACGAGATTCTGTCTGTGACCACAACAGTGTGGTATGAGCCAACGATGTTCTCAAGTGATCTCTCAGATGATTTGCTTATCTTCTCTGACAATTAG
- the LOC124381519 gene encoding uncharacterized protein LOC124381519 isoform X2 yields MKTCFVLLFLFLSQIFRSVGGSSGQELIHAVGESVTFSTSVPVSGTLMYKGDTVGQVFNKQSDTNSSEKFVNRLQWLSLTGLFTLSDLRTDDSGLYTVESTRDPKRIQEYQLEVYERVSAPQVMKTTPSSSEFCSVLCSVRNSRGLMLSLYEDDVLLNHTSSSNITLNLLLEIKKSDNLRSKTFSCVSSNPVSNERTRINLTHHCSLNTDVLPDVEAPVMSTVLMPLVCAVMSVMTVVVIAVSRKYESRCFTEDRKIHEILSVTTTVWYEPTMFSSDLSDDLLIFSDN; encoded by the exons AGATCTTCAGATCTGTTGGTGGATCTTCAGGTCAGGAGTTGATCCATGCTGTAGGAGAATCTGTGACATTTAGTACCAGTGTACCAGTTTCTGGGACATTAATGTATAAAGGTGACACAGTTGGACAGGTGTTTAATAAACAGAGTGACACAAATTCTAGTGAGAAGTTTGTGAATCGTCTTCAGTGGCTCAGTCTGACTGGGCTCTTCACTCTCTCAGACCTGAGAACAGATGATTCAGGACTTTACACAGTGGAGAGCACTAGAGACCCGAAGAGAATACAGGAATATCAGTTGGAGGTGTACG AGAGAGTTTCAGCTCCTCAGGTGATGAAGACCACCCCCTCTTCTTCAGAGTTCTGTTCAGTGCTGTGTTCTGTGAGGAACAGCAGAGGACTGATGCTGTCTTTGTATGAAGATGATGTTTTATTAAACCacaccagcagcagcaacatCACACTGAATCTTCTTCTAGAAATAAAGAAGAGCGATAATCTCAGATCAAAGACCTTCAGCTGTGTGTCCTCCAATCCAGTCAGTAATGAAAGAACCAGAATCAACCTCACACACCACTGCTCTCTGAACACAG ATGTTCTTCCAGATGTGGAGGCTCCGGTGATGAGCACAGTGTTAATGCCACTGGTGTGTGCTGTGATGTCAGTGATGACTGTTGTGGTGATTGCTGTGAGCAGGAAATATGAATCCAGATGTTTTACAGAAGACAG GAAAATACACGAGATTCTGTCTGTGACCACAACAGTGTGGTATGAGCCAACGATGTTCTCAAGTGATCTCTCAGATGATTTGCTTATCTTCTCTGACAATTAG